The DNA window TACTTGCCCGAGGTACTACTGCTCCGGGATGCAGCTGCTGCCCTGCGGGCTCAGCGATACAGTGGGGAAGCACACGGTGCGGCTGTACTGCCCGAGCTGCCAGGATCTCTACTTACCGCAGTCGTCGCGGTACCTATGTCTCGAGGGAGCGTTCTGGGGCACATCGTTTCCCGGTGTGTTCTTGAAACACTTCAAAGAGCTCGAGGACTACGTCGAACGGAAGTCCAAGGAGTCGTACTCGCTCAAAGTGTTCGGCTTCAAGATCAGCGACCAGGCAATATCGGGCCAGCGGATGCACTGGCTCAGACAGTACCCAGAGacggaggaggagaagctCGAGTTCAAAAGCTGTGAGTTCGAACTGCCCGCCGTTTAAGCAACGCAGCCCAGCTAATGGAGCTTGCCgttgaggaggaggaagacgGCACCCACTAAAAGAGTTCATCTATAGGCATACACgtatatgtatgtatatagTACCTGTGTACACATAAAATCACACCCTGTACTTCAATGCGAGAGGTCTATTCTCGCACCGGGGGACCATTCTTTGATGGCCTTGGCTAGGTTGGTCCAGTATTTGAGTTCCACGGTCAACGAAATCGCAGCAGCGTAGTCTCCAGTGCGGAATGCCCTCCCCAGGGACTCCTGCACAGCGTCGATGCGAGCCTTGTTTTCCGCAGCGATCTTGCTGACTACAGCAGCATCCTCAGCGTACTGGAGCTCCTCGTGTACTTCCAGCACCTCCATCAGCAGCGTGGGGGGTACGAATGACTGTGCTTTGCTCTGCTCATCGCTCGTTAAATCCACACCCTCGTGCAGCAGGATCAAATACTGCGCCCGCCGAAGTGGGTCCTTCAACGTGTGGTAGTTCTTGTTCAGCGTCGAGGATTCGTCAGTTGCCGCATTGGAATTGGCATCAGGGTGTACCTTCGCCTGCAAATTACGGTACTCTCTCCGAAGCAGGGACTGGTCCACGTCCCATGTAGGCGTACCTTGAGGGAAGGTCTGCGGGAATAATTTGAAGAGTGTGTGCAGTCCTCTCCTTGAAAACGTGCACCCACGGATTATTACGCTCCCGCTACGCAACGAGTGTGGAGTCCTCCTCAGTAACATCCTGTATCGTCAACAACCACTCGCTTGGCACAGCAGGTCATCGCAGATCTGTAGGGTACACACACCTTGGAGAAGgaataatatatatattattttaATGTTACAGCAATTTTTCAGTTGCGGGTGTCAGAACAGCAGGTTGTTAGGTCCAGAGGTACAGTTGTACTCTCCAAGAGCGTACTTCCCATATAAACAGTCAAGCAGTACGTTTTTACGCAGTACAATTGACCCACTATGAATTTGTCTGAGCGGTTGATCGTGACGCAGCCTTGGTACTTTAGCGATGAGGCGCAGAAGTGCGGGTACTGCAAGGGCGGGAAATCTTTAGACTCTGGGAGT is part of the Huiozyma naganishii CBS 8797 chromosome 4, complete genome genome and encodes:
- the JAC1 gene encoding J-type chaperone JAC1 (similar to Saccharomyces cerevisiae JAC1 (YGL018C); ancestral locus Anc_4.103), translating into MLLRRTPHSLRSGSVIIRGCTFSRRGLHTLFKLFPQTFPQGTPTWDVDQSLLRREYRNLQAKVHPDANSNAATDESSTLNKNYHTLKDPLRRAQYLILLHEGVDLTSDEQSKAQSFVPPTLLMEVLEVHEELQYAEDAAVVSKIAAENKARIDAVQESLGRAFRTGDYAAAISLTVELKYWTNLAKAIKEWSPGARIDLSH